A genomic region of Candidatus Krumholzibacteriia bacterium contains the following coding sequences:
- the glyS gene encoding glycine--tRNA ligase subunit beta, whose protein sequence is MARADLLLEIGSEELPAGYVGPALDELRRRLESFLTDHGLDFERDRTATFATPRRLTVRVHGVELEQPRRTETRTGPPVRAAFDADGNPTKAAIGFARSAGIDPSELQRVDTDKGERIAAEVTTGGARTRDLLLEQLDLRELVQLGFPKTMRWIPGDELRYARPIRWLVCLLGSEVVPLRLAHLEADRVSRGHRTLAPDPVELDEPGVYERALETAGVIVDPRVRRSTIDTEARRVAAEAGGRLHEAEDLLDEVTHLVEHPTAVLGSIQTERVEQLPPEVIVTAMRSHQRYFSVEREDGSLLPNFITFRDGGDRGLDNVAEGNERVLRARLDDALFYWNEDRALSSDDKVDRLGRVVWLEGFGSIRDKCERVSRLAVDLAAEIGVDVDAELLRRGARLCKTDLATEMIRDGKEFTRLQGTIGRYYALEADEPVEVADAIREHLFPRSATDRLPEGPIGTLIAVADRLDSIAGCVLAGFAPTGGQDPYALRRQALAVIRILQDRGWNLRVEEWSDRALSAHPEREVGRDEAARIVVDLFWGRLETVLSDLPAEIVRGVLSVSDLDPVENVRAARALAGLRESEAFGRLLDGAKRCRNILVKEDRLAEEALEGPARAAALRETAAIRWERWRSTGGTAAGAAFDPGAFTDEAERALHSAVVDRLEA, encoded by the coding sequence CGTCGAGCTGGAGCAGCCGCGCCGCACCGAGACGCGAACCGGTCCTCCGGTCCGAGCCGCCTTCGACGCCGACGGCAACCCCACCAAGGCCGCGATCGGTTTCGCGCGCAGTGCGGGGATCGATCCGAGCGAGCTGCAACGCGTCGACACCGACAAGGGCGAGCGGATCGCGGCAGAGGTCACCACCGGGGGAGCGCGCACCCGCGATCTCCTGCTCGAACAGCTGGACCTGCGCGAGCTCGTGCAGCTCGGCTTCCCCAAGACCATGCGCTGGATCCCGGGCGACGAACTGCGCTACGCACGGCCGATCCGTTGGTTGGTGTGTCTGTTGGGGAGCGAGGTCGTACCGTTGCGGCTGGCCCACCTGGAGGCCGATCGCGTGAGTCGCGGACATCGGACCCTCGCCCCCGATCCGGTGGAGCTCGACGAGCCCGGTGTGTACGAGCGAGCGCTCGAGACCGCCGGTGTGATCGTGGATCCGCGGGTGCGTCGGTCGACGATCGACACCGAGGCCCGGCGCGTGGCCGCCGAAGCCGGGGGACGCCTGCACGAGGCCGAGGACCTGCTCGACGAGGTCACGCATCTCGTCGAGCACCCCACAGCCGTCCTGGGCTCGATCCAGACCGAGCGCGTCGAGCAGTTGCCGCCCGAGGTGATCGTGACCGCCATGCGCAGCCACCAGCGCTACTTCAGCGTGGAGCGCGAGGACGGATCCCTGCTGCCGAACTTCATCACCTTCCGCGACGGCGGCGATCGCGGACTCGACAACGTGGCCGAGGGCAACGAGCGCGTGCTGCGCGCGCGGCTCGACGACGCCCTGTTCTACTGGAACGAGGACCGGGCCCTGAGCAGCGACGACAAGGTCGATCGCCTGGGACGCGTCGTCTGGCTGGAGGGTTTCGGGAGCATCCGCGACAAGTGCGAGCGTGTGTCCCGCCTGGCGGTGGACCTGGCCGCCGAGATCGGCGTGGACGTCGACGCCGAACTGCTGCGTCGTGGCGCCCGTCTGTGCAAGACCGACCTCGCCACCGAGATGATCCGCGACGGCAAGGAGTTCACCCGGCTGCAGGGGACGATCGGGCGGTACTACGCGCTCGAGGCCGACGAGCCCGTCGAGGTCGCCGACGCCATCCGCGAGCACCTGTTCCCGCGCTCGGCGACCGATCGCCTGCCCGAGGGACCGATCGGGACCCTGATCGCCGTGGCCGACCGCCTCGACAGCATCGCTGGCTGCGTCCTCGCCGGCTTCGCGCCGACGGGTGGACAGGATCCCTACGCCCTGCGGCGGCAGGCTCTCGCCGTGATCCGGATCCTTCAGGACCGGGGCTGGAACCTGCGGGTGGAGGAGTGGAGCGACCGCGCTCTGTCGGCCCATCCCGAGCGCGAGGTGGGCCGAGACGAAGCCGCGCGGATCGTCGTCGACCTCTTCTGGGGACGCCTCGAGACCGTGCTGTCGGACCTGCCGGCCGAGATCGTGCGTGGAGTGCTCTCGGTCTCCGACCTCGACCCGGTCGAGAACGTCCGCGCGGCGCGTGCCCTCGCGGGCCTCAGGGAGTCGGAGGCCTTCGGACGTCTGCTCGACGGAGCGAAGCGGTGCCGGAACATCCTGGTGAAGGAAGACCGACTCGCCGAGGAAGCGCTCGAGGGGCCGGCCCGCGCGGCCGCGCTGCGGGAGACGGCCGCGATCCGATGGGAGCGCTGGCGGAGTACCGGGGGGACCGCGGCCGGTGCCGCCTTCGACCCCGGCGCCTTCACCGACGAAGCGGAGCGCGCGCTGCACTCTGCGGTGGTCGATCGGCTCGAGGCG